One part of the Bacteroidia bacterium genome encodes these proteins:
- a CDS encoding lamin tail domain-containing protein → MKSLWVLLPSFLIPLLCSAQLSMTGSNLNIDFTGYDGSGFGNPPTVGQLSSTAWLLSETTNLSQGLSTGGETAAGFYSLDNAGDARLWFQTTGGYMTPGTISLVIQNNTAGPITELNISYDILVLNDQNRANSFNFLFSEDNVVFTPQAVLDFTSIEAADANPQIEIHPKGISLTGLNIPLGTNFALQWQTDDVSGIGSRDELGLDNVSLDLGPIITATELRFMNLPAFFVAGQTYELQVCATDAAGNVAIGNTDPISLSEVTVSGSAIQDGIQGAGCKTFFISPGISGPVEVRAANAILPDQLSGNIPIAPGSVFISEYVEGSGSNRCIEIYNATGADINLGTAAYELLIYDNGATSPNPTDVYPLTGILAAGDVFVVCNENAGPDFLAQADQTEPEGDFLFDGDDAIELRNNNGTLDFIGKLGEDPGTAWSGGGCGTNDETLIRNAGINFGDTDTGDAFDPSSEWSCEIKNTWAYLGYHNLSIAATELRIRRLEPDSTSCISEADYFAVEFCAFDAVNGFNDPAFAPAISLNSSGVGPWEIAGLNGGISKSVDENGCAVFYFRNFSSESFTITASASGVASVNTSTITIAATCTDARILQSVINPCGNETQNEFLSVLNGDTPLDLADMSLASVDHLSGAPQPNYNYTFNSTATATADNPAPCNLTDNVCLQWLNVNDANQRQMLINLRDELNTIAGCTIFEIPNQSGGTFGEIPAGARMMVFLGAGGNGTLGSEGFDDAPNNLDFASFCASGIQPVYIVVSTAKAGFGGYFSNTDARTVRMIINGSTYDVQGTDPSGTTEAEVINTFGEYQSGQSCVPPIAFNATPLPLSWLDFQVEKNANNQVLLFWETIHESNTHFFTVERKHEALDRFEDLGMVAASGNTEGVESYKFMDVKVLSGRNTYRIRLTDLDGSIDYSDSRELWVERDPGERTFTIYPQPARDVLSLHWESGERSMFYVKVLNLQGKILIKDQRMADPGANNWKLDIRKLAGGYYLLELMENGRSLGMRSLVKE, encoded by the coding sequence ATGAAAAGCCTTTGGGTCCTGCTACCAAGCTTTCTCATTCCCCTCTTGTGTTCCGCTCAACTATCCATGACGGGTAGTAATTTAAACATCGATTTTACCGGCTATGATGGTTCCGGTTTTGGAAATCCACCAACTGTCGGCCAACTCAGTTCCACTGCCTGGCTTTTGTCTGAGACCACCAATCTCTCACAGGGACTATCAACGGGTGGGGAAACTGCTGCGGGATTTTATTCCCTGGATAATGCCGGAGATGCCAGACTTTGGTTTCAAACTACAGGAGGCTATATGACTCCCGGAACCATTAGCCTTGTCATTCAGAACAATACAGCCGGCCCTATTACCGAATTAAATATCAGCTATGATATTCTGGTCCTAAATGATCAGAACCGCGCCAATAGTTTCAATTTTCTCTTTTCTGAGGATAATGTGGTTTTTACCCCTCAAGCGGTATTGGACTTCACCTCGATAGAAGCCGCTGATGCCAATCCGCAAATAGAAATTCATCCGAAGGGTATTTCTCTTACAGGCCTGAACATTCCCCTGGGAACCAATTTTGCCTTACAATGGCAAACGGATGATGTATCAGGTATAGGTTCCAGAGATGAATTGGGTCTGGACAATGTAAGTCTTGATCTTGGTCCCATCATTACTGCGACAGAACTCCGCTTTATGAATCTCCCGGCCTTTTTTGTGGCGGGACAGACCTACGAACTACAAGTATGTGCCACAGATGCTGCCGGGAATGTAGCCATTGGAAATACAGATCCTATTAGTCTATCTGAAGTTACGGTATCGGGTTCTGCCATACAGGACGGTATTCAGGGAGCGGGCTGTAAGACATTTTTCATTAGTCCGGGAATAAGTGGACCTGTAGAAGTCCGGGCAGCCAATGCAATTCTTCCTGATCAATTGAGTGGGAATATACCCATCGCTCCGGGTTCTGTATTCATTTCCGAATATGTAGAAGGAAGTGGCAGCAATCGATGCATCGAAATTTACAATGCAACCGGAGCAGACATCAACCTCGGGACTGCGGCTTATGAATTACTGATTTATGATAATGGAGCTACAAGCCCTAATCCTACCGATGTTTATCCGCTTACGGGCATACTAGCTGCGGGAGATGTTTTTGTAGTCTGTAATGAGAATGCGGGGCCAGATTTTCTGGCTCAAGCGGATCAAACAGAACCCGAAGGAGATTTCCTCTTTGACGGAGATGATGCCATTGAATTGAGAAATAATAACGGTACACTGGATTTTATCGGAAAGCTGGGAGAAGACCCTGGGACAGCATGGAGCGGAGGAGGCTGTGGTACCAATGATGAAACGCTCATCCGAAATGCAGGAATAAATTTTGGAGATACAGATACAGGCGATGCTTTCGATCCTTCTTCCGAATGGTCCTGTGAAATCAAAAATACCTGGGCCTATCTCGGTTACCATAATTTATCAATTGCAGCGACTGAATTACGAATTCGACGTTTGGAGCCCGACTCGACTTCCTGTATTTCGGAAGCAGATTATTTTGCAGTGGAATTTTGTGCATTTGATGCGGTAAATGGCTTTAATGATCCCGCCTTTGCCCCAGCCATCAGTCTCAATTCCTCTGGAGTGGGTCCCTGGGAGATTGCTGGCTTGAATGGAGGTATAAGTAAAAGTGTAGATGAAAATGGATGTGCTGTCTTCTATTTTCGAAATTTTAGCTCGGAGAGCTTTACGATTACGGCATCAGCTTCAGGAGTAGCCAGTGTAAATACCAGTACAATTACTATTGCTGCAACTTGTACGGATGCCCGCATTCTGCAAAGCGTTATCAATCCTTGTGGTAATGAAACACAAAACGAATTCCTCAGTGTTTTGAATGGAGATACCCCTTTGGACCTGGCCGATATGAGCCTGGCATCTGTGGATCATCTTTCCGGTGCTCCTCAACCCAATTACAATTACACCTTCAATAGTACGGCAACAGCAACAGCAGATAATCCTGCCCCCTGTAATTTGACCGATAATGTTTGTCTGCAATGGCTCAATGTCAATGATGCCAATCAGCGGCAAATGCTCATCAACCTCCGGGATGAACTCAACACCATAGCTGGCTGTACTATTTTTGAAATCCCCAATCAGAGCGGAGGTACTTTTGGAGAAATTCCTGCGGGGGCCCGTATGATGGTCTTTTTAGGGGCTGGAGGAAATGGGACGCTGGGCAGCGAAGGATTTGATGATGCACCAAATAATCTGGACTTTGCTTCCTTCTGCGCATCCGGTATCCAGCCGGTTTATATAGTGGTCAGTACTGCGAAAGCTGGTTTTGGCGGATATTTTAGCAATACGGACGCAAGAACTGTCAGGATGATCATCAATGGATCGACCTATGATGTACAGGGAACGGACCCATCTGGCACAACTGAAGCCGAAGTCATCAATACCTTTGGGGAATATCAATCAGGTCAGAGCTGCGTTCCTCCTATTGCCTTTAATGCTACTCCTTTGCCATTGAGCTGGCTGGATTTTCAGGTGGAGAAAAATGCAAATAATCAGGTGTTACTCTTCTGGGAAACAATCCATGAATCCAATACGCATTTTTTTACGGTGGAAAGAAAACATGAGGCTTTGGATCGTTTTGAAGATTTAGGGATGGTAGCAGCAAGTGGAAATACGGAGGGAGTTGAGAGCTATAAATTTATGGATGTAAAAGTCTTAAGTGGCAGGAACACCTACCGCATTCGTTTGACTGATTTGGATGGAAGTATTGATTATTCGGATAGTCGAGAGTTGTGGGTTGAAAGAGATCCAGGCGAAAGGACTTTTACTATCTACCCTCAACCTGCTAGGGATGTATTGAGCCTACATTGGGAATCTGGAGAGCGATCAATGTTTTATGTGAAGGTTTTGAATTTGCAGGGGAAAATACTGATCAAAGATCAGCGTATGGCAGATCCAGGGGCAAATAACTGGAAGTTGGATATACGTAAGCTGGCTGGAGGATATTATTTGCTTGAGCTCATGGAAAATGGAAGGAGTCTGGGGATGAGGAGTTTGGTAAAGGAATGA
- a CDS encoding methyltransferase domain-containing protein, with the protein MIKQEQGLDWSVYAKSYDLLLSYNPFYQKLQEDILKTCRGWDIAGDDLIVDLGAGTGNYSLPLSKFYPEAQVLHIEPNEGMNMRTREKMKEKGIENVSILPCYAEDVKLSENSVQGCTCIHALYTFKDPEHMIRQIYRWLKPGGQAVLVDAGRKVKVLEWQIAIGWHLLTTYGWKKSVEIMRSGKEVSKQNAYIRKKQQSGEYWLHSHEEFLSIIRNTGFEIMEAKTSFRGISDFVVVRK; encoded by the coding sequence ATGATCAAGCAAGAACAAGGCCTGGACTGGTCCGTCTATGCGAAAAGCTATGACCTGCTCCTGAGCTATAATCCTTTTTATCAAAAACTGCAGGAAGACATCCTCAAGACCTGCCGGGGCTGGGACATCGCCGGGGACGACCTCATCGTCGACCTCGGCGCCGGCACCGGCAACTATTCTCTTCCCCTTTCAAAATTCTATCCGGAAGCACAGGTCCTTCATATCGAACCCAATGAAGGTATGAATATGCGAACCCGAGAAAAAATGAAAGAAAAGGGAATTGAGAATGTGAGCATTCTTCCCTGCTATGCAGAAGATGTAAAGCTTTCTGAGAATTCTGTGCAGGGCTGTACCTGTATACATGCTCTGTATACTTTCAAAGATCCTGAACATATGATACGCCAAATCTATCGATGGCTCAAACCTGGAGGTCAGGCTGTATTAGTAGATGCCGGACGGAAAGTAAAGGTTCTGGAATGGCAAATCGCTATCGGTTGGCATCTATTGACAACTTATGGATGGAAAAAATCCGTAGAGATCATGCGTTCCGGCAAAGAGGTCAGCAAGCAAAATGCATATATCCGCAAAAAACAACAGTCTGGAGAATACTGGCTCCATAGTCATGAAGAGTTTTTATCAATCATCCGTAATACCGGATTCGAAATAATGGAGGCAAAAACCAGCTTCCGCGGGATCAGTGATTTTGTAGTGGTGAGGAAATAG
- a CDS encoding ABC-F family ATP-binding cassette domain-containing protein yields MLSLDKVGIDFGGNWLLREASYQFVAGDRVGLIGRNGAGKSTLLRMIAGDITPSEGNIHFSGKTKIAFFSQDLLSFQTEKSAVSVAREAFAEQLKLKAEIDVLLEKIESGEEDPELWDQLAKKQAEFETMGGPGIDAVVHGVLSGLGFKAEEHEMPFHTFSGGWRMRILLAKMLLTEPDYLLLDEPTNHLDLPSIQWLESYLKNFAGACIIVSHDRMFMDRMAKKVLEISLRRLHIYNGNYAYYLKEKDLRKDQHQRAYENQQKHIAEQERFINRFKAKATKARQAQSKLKQLEKLERIEAPEEEGFNLKIRFVMNQASGKEVLKLKDIGKAYGPKEILKNTGGEILRGDKIGLIGANGLGKSTLLRIIAERESFEGEHKLGYNVNFDFFAQHQLEALNLKNTILDEVQAAATGKTETEVRNVLGSFMFSGEEVDKKISVLSGGEKSRVALAKTLLSEANFLLLDEPTNHLDIQSIEMLVEALDAYPGTYVVVSHDRFFLQRVSNKVWYIEDKQIKEYPGTYQEYAEWKTRQEIELSDQESQAQLEKEEKKQDSNLSYKEQRKRQNQIRKLTRDQEKFENEIESKEGEQADLEKAMADPENARDFQKLSELQTQFDKLGEELMELTEKWEEVSMQLEELGED; encoded by the coding sequence ATGCTCAGTTTGGATAAGGTCGGCATAGATTTCGGAGGCAACTGGCTTCTACGGGAAGCGAGTTACCAATTCGTAGCAGGTGATCGCGTAGGCTTGATTGGCCGCAATGGTGCTGGTAAATCTACCTTGCTTAGGATGATTGCCGGAGATATCACTCCTTCAGAAGGAAACATTCATTTCTCAGGAAAAACAAAAATTGCTTTTTTTAGCCAGGATTTGCTATCCTTTCAAACCGAAAAATCTGCGGTTTCGGTAGCACGAGAGGCTTTTGCAGAGCAATTGAAGTTGAAAGCCGAGATTGATGTCTTGCTGGAGAAGATAGAATCAGGAGAAGAAGATCCCGAGCTTTGGGATCAATTGGCGAAAAAGCAGGCCGAATTTGAAACCATGGGTGGTCCGGGTATAGATGCGGTTGTTCATGGAGTATTGTCCGGGCTGGGTTTCAAGGCCGAAGAGCATGAAATGCCTTTCCATACCTTTTCCGGAGGATGGCGGATGAGAATTTTGTTGGCGAAAATGTTGCTGACAGAACCCGACTATCTTTTGCTGGATGAACCTACCAACCACCTCGACCTGCCCTCAATTCAGTGGCTGGAATCTTATTTGAAAAATTTTGCCGGTGCCTGTATCATCGTTTCGCATGACCGAATGTTTATGGATCGGATGGCAAAAAAGGTGTTGGAAATAAGTCTCAGGCGACTCCATATTTATAATGGGAATTATGCCTATTATTTAAAGGAGAAGGATTTGCGGAAAGATCAGCATCAACGTGCCTATGAGAATCAGCAAAAGCATATAGCAGAGCAGGAACGATTTATCAACCGCTTCAAGGCGAAAGCGACCAAAGCCCGGCAGGCACAGAGCAAACTCAAGCAACTGGAGAAACTGGAGCGGATTGAGGCGCCTGAGGAAGAAGGTTTCAATTTGAAAATCCGCTTTGTGATGAATCAGGCTTCCGGCAAAGAAGTATTGAAGCTGAAAGATATTGGGAAAGCTTATGGTCCCAAAGAGATTTTAAAAAATACCGGGGGAGAAATTCTTCGTGGTGATAAAATTGGGCTGATCGGGGCAAATGGATTGGGAAAATCTACCTTGTTGAGGATCATTGCCGAAAGGGAATCCTTTGAGGGAGAGCATAAGTTGGGCTATAATGTCAACTTTGATTTTTTCGCTCAGCACCAATTAGAAGCTTTAAACCTGAAAAATACCATTCTGGATGAAGTTCAGGCTGCTGCGACGGGTAAAACGGAAACAGAGGTCCGCAATGTATTGGGAAGCTTTATGTTTTCGGGAGAAGAGGTAGATAAAAAGATATCGGTCCTTTCCGGGGGCGAAAAATCTCGGGTCGCTTTAGCCAAGACGCTACTTTCTGAAGCCAACTTTCTATTGCTGGATGAGCCTACCAATCACCTGGATATCCAAAGTATCGAGATGCTAGTGGAGGCATTGGATGCATATCCGGGAACCTATGTGGTTGTTTCCCACGACCGTTTCTTTCTGCAAAGGGTAAGCAATAAGGTCTGGTATATTGAAGATAAACAGATCAAAGAATATCCCGGAACCTATCAAGAGTATGCAGAATGGAAAACTCGCCAGGAGATCGAACTTTCAGACCAGGAAAGTCAGGCCCAATTAGAAAAAGAAGAAAAAAAGCAGGATTCCAATCTTTCCTATAAAGAACAAAGAAAACGTCAGAACCAGATCCGTAAGTTAACTCGCGATCAGGAAAAGTTTGAAAATGAGATTGAGAGCAAAGAAGGGGAGCAGGCTGATCTGGAAAAGGCAATGGCTGATCCGGAAAATGCCCGTGATTTTCAAAAATTATCTGAGCTGCAAACTCAATTCGATAAGTTGGGAGAGGAATTGATGGAACTTACAGAGAAATGGGAGGAAGTCTCGATGCAATTGGAGGAATTGGGGGAAGACTAA
- a CDS encoding T9SS type A sorting domain-containing protein, with product MLTQTFSYKGLGELCPIFSKMAFMFLLLIVAFASQEVNGQIVVELEELDAAANSSSEKSFHLVKIEKIATDEATTANVFPNPFSYHLTIQVSNNEGLEYMELMDENGVQVWERNVYSVPDKFIIEPLDPGTYYLNLSMSGGTVTETLIYSP from the coding sequence ATGTTAACACAAACCTTTTCTTACAAAGGGCTGGGAGAGCTATGCCCTATTTTTTCCAAAATGGCTTTCATGTTTTTGCTGTTGATTGTTGCTTTTGCTTCGCAGGAGGTGAATGGGCAGATCGTAGTTGAATTGGAAGAGTTAGATGCAGCCGCAAACTCCTCGTCAGAAAAAAGTTTTCATTTAGTAAAAATCGAGAAGATAGCTACTGATGAAGCAACAACTGCAAATGTTTTCCCAAATCCATTTTCTTACCATTTGACCATTCAAGTATCAAACAATGAAGGTTTGGAATATATGGAGCTAATGGATGAAAATGGTGTACAGGTTTGGGAAAGAAATGTTTATTCTGTACCAGATAAGTTCATCATTGAGCCTTTGGATCCTGGTACCTATTACCTAAATCTTTCTATGTCAGGGGGAACTGTAACTGAAACCTTGATTTATTCTCCATAA
- a CDS encoding TrkH family potassium uptake protein, translating into MFHWKSIVNVLGMLIAISGFAILLSLPFSYYYDAPMDAVSHPIHHNTPTAILYSGLLSLLFGAGIWLISNRYIGGREVKKRDGYVIVTLGWLVMSFIGAIPYVASGAIPSFTDAFFETMSGFTTTGASILADNIEALPKGLHFWRAMTHWIGGMGIIVLTIAILPLLGIGGMQLYAAEVPGPTPDKLTPRVKETAKRLWLVYFGLTILETVLLMLGEMNFFDAICHAMATLSTGGFSTRQASLGAFGAYSQYIVIIFMFLAGINFSLTYFALRGKPLKLWKNEEFRVYLFAVLIITIVASLIIYFRNGEPGEKSFRDAAFQVVAIMTTTGFGTADYTSWGPFLLITFFVLMFTGACAGSTSGGVKMVRSVVVIKNAYLELKRQIHPKAILPVRFNGKGVQQDIVSKMVVFFMIFLGIYIFGCFVMATMVDDFDTILGSVAATLGNIGPGLGAVGPSNSQNFAAIPDFGKWFLSFLMLLGRLELFTVLMLFSPFFWYEK; encoded by the coding sequence ATGTTTCACTGGAAGTCGATTGTAAATGTGCTGGGAATGTTGATTGCAATCAGCGGCTTTGCGATCCTGTTGTCTCTGCCATTTTCCTATTATTATGATGCACCGATGGATGCGGTGAGCCATCCTATCCACCACAATACTCCTACAGCCATTTTGTATTCTGGTTTGCTGAGCTTGCTTTTTGGAGCAGGCATATGGTTGATCAGTAATCGCTACATCGGTGGGCGAGAAGTAAAGAAGAGAGATGGTTATGTCATCGTTACCCTGGGTTGGTTGGTGATGTCTTTTATTGGTGCAATCCCTTATGTTGCCAGTGGGGCTATTCCGAGTTTTACAGATGCATTTTTTGAAACCATGTCGGGATTTACCACGACGGGGGCAAGTATTCTCGCGGATAATATTGAAGCCTTGCCCAAAGGGCTTCATTTCTGGAGGGCTATGACGCACTGGATCGGGGGTATGGGAATTATTGTATTGACGATTGCCATACTTCCCTTATTGGGGATTGGGGGAATGCAGCTGTATGCGGCAGAGGTTCCCGGACCTACACCGGATAAATTGACGCCGCGTGTAAAGGAGACTGCCAAGCGTTTGTGGCTAGTATATTTTGGTTTAACCATTTTGGAGACCGTTCTTCTGATGCTGGGGGAAATGAATTTCTTCGATGCGATCTGTCATGCCATGGCTACCCTTTCGACCGGAGGATTCTCAACCAGACAAGCCAGTCTGGGAGCTTTTGGAGCCTATAGCCAATACATTGTAATCATCTTTATGTTTCTGGCGGGAATCAACTTTTCCCTTACCTATTTCGCCCTTAGGGGAAAGCCGCTAAAGCTCTGGAAGAATGAGGAATTTCGGGTGTACTTATTTGCGGTTTTGATAATCACAATTGTGGCTAGTTTGATTATTTATTTCCGAAATGGAGAGCCAGGGGAAAAGAGTTTTCGGGATGCTGCGTTTCAAGTAGTTGCAATAATGACAACTACGGGTTTTGGTACGGCTGATTATACTTCCTGGGGGCCATTTTTGCTTATCACTTTCTTTGTACTCATGTTTACCGGGGCATGTGCAGGTTCGACCAGTGGAGGCGTGAAGATGGTACGTTCAGTAGTCGTTATTAAAAATGCTTATCTCGAACTCAAACGTCAGATCCATCCCAAAGCCATTTTACCGGTTCGTTTCAATGGCAAAGGCGTTCAGCAAGACATCGTTTCAAAAATGGTGGTTTTCTTCATGATTTTTTTAGGGATCTACATTTTTGGTTGCTTTGTTATGGCGACTATGGTTGATGATTTTGATACCATCCTGGGTTCTGTAGCTGCTACCCTGGGCAATATCGGTCCGGGGCTGGGGGCGGTAGGTCCCAGCAATTCTCAAAACTTCGCCGCCATCCCCGATTTCGGCAAATGGTTTTTATCCTTCCTCATGTTATTGGGTAGATTGGAACTCTTTACAGTGCTGATGCTTTTCTCTCCATTTTTTTGGTACGAAAAATAA
- a CDS encoding CBS domain-containing protein, with protein sequence MKLKIADLMVKNVVTTQAHKSIGHLRDIMQKNRISSVPVVNSDNEPIGIVTSNDLSRPDLNDASPVSTLLSGHIYKVPAYNDISVAAKVMRKHKFHHLLVTHEQELVGIISAFDLLQLLDEHKFVMKNPPTKNKKVKKVY encoded by the coding sequence ATGAAATTAAAAATAGCTGACCTTATGGTCAAAAATGTCGTTACCACACAAGCTCACAAATCCATCGGCCACTTACGCGATATCATGCAAAAAAACCGAATCAGTTCGGTGCCAGTAGTCAATTCGGACAATGAACCTATAGGAATTGTCACCTCTAATGACCTAAGTCGACCCGATCTCAATGATGCCTCTCCGGTCAGTACACTTTTATCTGGTCATATATACAAAGTCCCAGCCTACAACGATATCTCCGTTGCAGCCAAAGTCATGCGCAAACATAAATTTCATCATTTGCTGGTTACACATGAACAGGAATTGGTAGGTATCATCAGTGCCTTTGACCTGCTTCAGTTGCTGGATGAGCATAAATTTGTCATGAAAAATCCCCCCACAAAGAATAAAAAGGTGAAGAAAGTCTATTAA
- a CDS encoding helix-turn-helix transcriptional regulator yields MFNSPVSNNGQEDSVRLNFIKKIQQSVEENYLKPDFNAHRLADELCVSRVQLYRKTKEAQLASPANLIRDRRLEEAFKLLISGEYCVTAACFDCGFNHLSYFARCFRKKYGVNPSVAAKGNLSN; encoded by the coding sequence ATGTTTAATAGTCCTGTTTCCAACAACGGGCAAGAGGATTCGGTACGCCTGAATTTTATCAAAAAAATTCAGCAGAGCGTAGAAGAAAACTACCTCAAACCGGATTTCAATGCCCACCGGCTGGCAGACGAACTCTGTGTAAGCCGTGTACAATTGTACAGAAAGACCAAAGAAGCTCAGTTAGCTTCACCGGCCAATCTCATCAGGGATAGAAGGCTAGAAGAAGCTTTCAAGCTACTCATTTCGGGAGAATACTGTGTAACAGCTGCCTGTTTCGACTGCGGCTTCAACCATCTCTCCTATTTTGCGCGCTGCTTCAGAAAAAAATACGGGGTAAATCCCTCTGTAGCAGCTAAGGGAAATTTATCAAATTAA
- a CDS encoding DUF1573 domain-containing protein, producing MRVFLFTLSVSIFLGLSLYAAIWYTQTYLGPVDPLASSIEVGHLENLFAEKVSDSQEASFEEDWGWEGDSSSTDKPEEVEAENEEEKFSGPIVEKKKEAPKGIPRGKLNQSIHDFGSIDEGVRIDHTFKLINRGTGDLRIVDFEVGCGCTMVEFPRTPIPPGKSIDIKAVFDSKDKLGPQNKMIRLRTNGSPRNLELFFKGWVYPKNFGKEEKKENKEDMPKDTVKKG from the coding sequence ATGAGGGTTTTCCTATTTACATTATCTGTATCCATTTTTCTGGGACTCAGTCTCTATGCTGCCATTTGGTATACACAAACCTATCTGGGGCCCGTAGACCCTTTGGCTTCTTCTATAGAAGTAGGACATCTGGAAAATCTTTTTGCAGAGAAAGTTAGTGATAGTCAGGAAGCTTCTTTTGAAGAAGATTGGGGCTGGGAAGGAGATAGTTCTTCTACAGATAAGCCGGAAGAAGTAGAAGCAGAAAATGAGGAAGAAAAGTTCAGTGGTCCTATTGTAGAAAAGAAAAAGGAAGCGCCTAAAGGTATCCCTCGTGGAAAACTTAACCAAAGCATTCATGACTTTGGTTCCATAGATGAAGGAGTTAGAATCGATCATACGTTCAAACTTATCAACCGCGGAACCGGAGATTTACGAATTGTAGATTTTGAAGTCGGTTGTGGCTGTACCATGGTAGAATTTCCCCGAACCCCTATTCCTCCCGGCAAAAGCATAGACATCAAAGCCGTATTCGATAGCAAAGACAAACTGGGGCCCCAGAATAAAATGATCCGTCTACGCACCAATGGTAGCCCCAGAAATCTGGAATTGTTTTTTAAAGGCTGGGTTTATCCTAAGAATTTTGGAAAGGAAGAAAAAAAGGAAAATAAAGAAGATATGCCTAAAGATACGGTCAAAAAAGGCTAA